Proteins co-encoded in one Hypanus sabinus isolate sHypSab1 chromosome 6, sHypSab1.hap1, whole genome shotgun sequence genomic window:
- the LOC132395066 gene encoding uncharacterized protein LOC132395066: MQSLPEAHVTSHLGCTENVVNLNFSKLQPRRVVEAYVRRSLSLREGGANNKIVKWSSLPGNVSPKNIKCKEGAVPWKHCRGQEKMQNETVSRKHKDKVMPSSTSSSNVESNEEKQPSKCRSKDGRKGKKSQTFFGKFVSFLWKWKSDEKKGEGRKRLKDPGPSQAENPSVHNGQQHLVRTQEPPGELPIIHKLKKRNSLRRVLSLKRNNSEAKDMGLAALGASKSKGARPSLLDLNSGCRPKENISERDSAYLYEQVSEEVERIVQMPESGEGCEDKERSVTAAEETQCLKSADDNIWKIIEILQNVGDHVDSKLQGDSQLSTFFTNLSYDAFKELADQYVKKEVKNKGLQENPEFVKLAFTLDFTAKVAGVCDLQIKRITGFGSQYLQDTCWQMLSSSEQDEPTNSAERPPSPD; encoded by the exons ATGCAGTCTCTACCTGAAGCTCATGTCACCAGCCACCTTGGTTGCACAGAAAATGTGGTGAACCTGAACTTCAGCAAACTCCAGCCCAGAAGGGTGGTCGAGGCCTACGTCAGACGCAGTTTAAGTCTAAGGGAAGGTGGAGCCAACAACAAGATTGTGAAGTGGAGCTCGCTTCCAGGAAATGTCTCACCGAAAAACATCAAGTGCAAAGAGGGAGCTGTTCCATGGAAACATTGCAGGGGTCAAGAAAAAATGCAAAATGAAACAGTGAGCCGAAAGCATAAAGATAAGGTGATGCCTTCCAGCACCAGCTCTTCAAACGTTGAGTCAAACGAGGAGAAGCAGCCCAGTAAGTGCCGGAGCAAGGATGGGAGAAAAGGGAAAAAGTCTCAAACCTTCTTTGGAAAATTTGTGAGTTTCCTGTGGAAATGGAAAAGTGATGAGAAGAAAGGTGAGGGGCGTAAAAGATTGAAAGATCCTGGCCCTTCCCAGGCTGAAAATCCTTCAGTACACAATGGACAACAGCACCTTGTTAGGACCCAGGAGCCACCTGGAGAGCTGCCCATCATTCACAAGCTCAAGAAGAGAAATAGCCTTCGGAGAGTTCTCTCTTTAAAGAGAAATAATTCTGAAGCTAAAGACATGGGGTTGGCTGCTCTGGGAGCCAGTAAGAGTAAGGGTGCTCGACCCAGCCTGCTGGATCTCAACAGCGGATGCAGGCCAAAAGAAAATATATCAG AACGAGACTCTGCGTACCTGTATGAGCAGGTCTCTGAGGAAGTCGAGCGGATTGTGCAGATGCCAGAGTCTGGTGAAGGATGTGAAGATAAAGAAAGAAGTGTAACGGCAGCAGAAGAAACGCAGTGCTTGAAATCAG CAGATGATAACATTTGGAAAATTATTGAAATACTCCAAAATGTTGGTGATCATGTTGACTCAAAG CTTCAAGGAGATTCCCAGCTTTCCACTTTCTTCACAAACCTCAGCTACGATGCCTTCAAGGAACTTGCAGACCAATATGTCAAAAAAGAGGTGAAGAACAAGGGACTACAGGAGAATCCCGAGTTTGTCAAGCTGGCATTTACACTTGATTTTACTGCAAAGGTTGCGGGGGTCTGTGACCTTCAGATCAAGCGGATCACGGGCTTTGGGAGCCAGTACCTCCAGGATACCTGCTGGCAGATGCTCAGCTCCAGTGAACAG